From one Lycium barbarum isolate Lr01 chromosome 6, ASM1917538v2, whole genome shotgun sequence genomic stretch:
- the LOC132599275 gene encoding uncharacterized protein LOC132599275 isoform X2 yields MAATGGNILGDEESQLPFGSSNKIKVISFTQNLDDEKKKYTSLTIAERLGLPDFFTLDVWRASVGELLGSAVLVFMLDTIVISTLESDVKMPNLIMSILIAITLTILILAVFPVSGGHISPVITFSSALVGLISMSRAIIYVVAQCVGAILGALALKAVVSSTIEHRFSLGGCTITVITPGPNGPVTVGLDIAQAFWLEFLCTFALLFGSLWMAYDHRQSKALGLITVMSIVGLLAGLLVFISTTVTAKKGYAGAGMNPARCFGAAIVRGGPLWNGHWIFWVGPGLACFAFYFYTKIIPTNHFHADGYKHDFLALIAALFRSEV; encoded by the exons ATGGCTGCTACTGGTGGAAATATTTTGGGGGATGAAGAGAGCCAGCTTCCTTTTGGAAGTAGTAATAAAATTAAAGTTATTTCTTTTACACAAAA CTTAGATGACGAAAAGAAGAAGTATACTTCACTCACAATAGCAGAAAGGTTGGGCTTGCCTGACTTCTTCACTTTGGAT GTCTGGCGAGCATCGGTTGGAGAGCTTTTAGGCTCTGCGGTTCTTGTTTTTATGTTGGACACCATAGTGATTTCAACCCTCGAAAGTGATGTCAAAATGCCAAATTTAATAATGTCAATTCTCATAGCAATTACACTCACCATTTTAATCCTTGCTGTTTTTCCAGTGTCTGGAGGCCACATTAGCCCTGTAATTACCTTCTCCTCTGCACTTGTTGGACTAATATCAATGTCACGAGCCATAATTTACGTAGTTGCACAATGTGTTGGTGCTATTTTAGGTGCCCTAGCACTCAAAGCTGTGGTAAGTAGTACCATTGAACACAGATTCTCTCTTGGTGGTTGTACCATTACAGTAATTACACCAGGGCCCAATGGGCCAGTCACTGTGGGCCTAGACATAGCCCAAGCATTTTGGCTTGAGTTTTTGTGTACATTTGCTTTGCTTTTTGGGTCACTTTGGATGGCCTATGATCATCGTCAGTCCAAGGCACTTGGGCTCATTACTGTGATGTCCATTGTTGGGCTTTTAGCAGGCCTCCTTGTGTTTATTTCAACTACAGTGACTGCTAAAAAGGGTTATGCTGGAGCTGGAATGAATCCAGCTAGGTGCTTTGGAGCTGCTATTGTTAGAGGAGGCCCCCTTTGGAATGGGCATTGGATCTTTTGGGTTGGGCCTGGACTTGCTTGTTTTGCTTTCTACTTCTATACCAAGATCATTCCTACGAATCATTTTCATGCTGATGGATATAAGCATGATTTCTTAGCTTTAATCGCGGCATTGTTTCGATCTGAGGTGTAA
- the LOC132599275 gene encoding uncharacterized protein LOC132599275 isoform X1: MKRASFLLEVVIKLKLFLLHKSKYQFFFGRPSPLYNKPTSIYIFGLIYFPFVLIYMYGVWLFLNSLDDEKKKYTSLTIAERLGLPDFFTLDVWRASVGELLGSAVLVFMLDTIVISTLESDVKMPNLIMSILIAITLTILILAVFPVSGGHISPVITFSSALVGLISMSRAIIYVVAQCVGAILGALALKAVVSSTIEHRFSLGGCTITVITPGPNGPVTVGLDIAQAFWLEFLCTFALLFGSLWMAYDHRQSKALGLITVMSIVGLLAGLLVFISTTVTAKKGYAGAGMNPARCFGAAIVRGGPLWNGHWIFWVGPGLACFAFYFYTKIIPTNHFHADGYKHDFLALIAALFRSEV; encoded by the exons ATGAAGAGAGCCAGCTTCCTTTTGGAAGTAGTAATAAAATTAAAGTTATTTCTTTTACACAAAAGTaagtatcaatttttttttggtcGTCCCTCACCACTCTATAATAAGCCTACgagtatatatatttttggtttGATATATTTCCCCTTTGTTCTCATTTATATGTATGGCGTTTGGCTTTTTCTTAACAGCTTAGATGACGAAAAGAAGAAGTATACTTCACTCACAATAGCAGAAAGGTTGGGCTTGCCTGACTTCTTCACTTTGGAT GTCTGGCGAGCATCGGTTGGAGAGCTTTTAGGCTCTGCGGTTCTTGTTTTTATGTTGGACACCATAGTGATTTCAACCCTCGAAAGTGATGTCAAAATGCCAAATTTAATAATGTCAATTCTCATAGCAATTACACTCACCATTTTAATCCTTGCTGTTTTTCCAGTGTCTGGAGGCCACATTAGCCCTGTAATTACCTTCTCCTCTGCACTTGTTGGACTAATATCAATGTCACGAGCCATAATTTACGTAGTTGCACAATGTGTTGGTGCTATTTTAGGTGCCCTAGCACTCAAAGCTGTGGTAAGTAGTACCATTGAACACAGATTCTCTCTTGGTGGTTGTACCATTACAGTAATTACACCAGGGCCCAATGGGCCAGTCACTGTGGGCCTAGACATAGCCCAAGCATTTTGGCTTGAGTTTTTGTGTACATTTGCTTTGCTTTTTGGGTCACTTTGGATGGCCTATGATCATCGTCAGTCCAAGGCACTTGGGCTCATTACTGTGATGTCCATTGTTGGGCTTTTAGCAGGCCTCCTTGTGTTTATTTCAACTACAGTGACTGCTAAAAAGGGTTATGCTGGAGCTGGAATGAATCCAGCTAGGTGCTTTGGAGCTGCTATTGTTAGAGGAGGCCCCCTTTGGAATGGGCATTGGATCTTTTGGGTTGGGCCTGGACTTGCTTGTTTTGCTTTCTACTTCTATACCAAGATCATTCCTACGAATCATTTTCATGCTGATGGATATAAGCATGATTTCTTAGCTTTAATCGCGGCATTGTTTCGATCTGAGGTGTAA
- the LOC132599275 gene encoding uncharacterized protein LOC132599275 isoform X3, with protein MAATGGNILGDEESQLPFGSSNKIKVISFTQNLDDEKKKYTSLTIAERLGLPDFFTLDVWRASVGELLGSAVLVFMLDTIVISTLEMSGGHISPVITFSSALVGLISMSRAIIYVVAQCVGAILGALALKAVVSSTIEHRFSLGGCTITVITPGPNGPVTVGLDIAQAFWLEFLCTFALLFGSLWMAYDHRQSKALGLITVMSIVGLLAGLLVFISTTVTAKKGYAGAGMNPARCFGAAIVRGGPLWNGHWIFWVGPGLACFAFYFYTKIIPTNHFHADGYKHDFLALIAALFRSEV; from the exons ATGGCTGCTACTGGTGGAAATATTTTGGGGGATGAAGAGAGCCAGCTTCCTTTTGGAAGTAGTAATAAAATTAAAGTTATTTCTTTTACACAAAA CTTAGATGACGAAAAGAAGAAGTATACTTCACTCACAATAGCAGAAAGGTTGGGCTTGCCTGACTTCTTCACTTTGGAT GTCTGGCGAGCATCGGTTGGAGAGCTTTTAGGCTCTGCGGTTCTTGTTTTTATGTTGGACACCATAGTGATTTCAACCCTCGAAA TGTCTGGAGGCCACATTAGCCCTGTAATTACCTTCTCCTCTGCACTTGTTGGACTAATATCAATGTCACGAGCCATAATTTACGTAGTTGCACAATGTGTTGGTGCTATTTTAGGTGCCCTAGCACTCAAAGCTGTGGTAAGTAGTACCATTGAACACAGATTCTCTCTTGGTGGTTGTACCATTACAGTAATTACACCAGGGCCCAATGGGCCAGTCACTGTGGGCCTAGACATAGCCCAAGCATTTTGGCTTGAGTTTTTGTGTACATTTGCTTTGCTTTTTGGGTCACTTTGGATGGCCTATGATCATCGTCAGTCCAAGGCACTTGGGCTCATTACTGTGATGTCCATTGTTGGGCTTTTAGCAGGCCTCCTTGTGTTTATTTCAACTACAGTGACTGCTAAAAAGGGTTATGCTGGAGCTGGAATGAATCCAGCTAGGTGCTTTGGAGCTGCTATTGTTAGAGGAGGCCCCCTTTGGAATGGGCATTGGATCTTTTGGGTTGGGCCTGGACTTGCTTGTTTTGCTTTCTACTTCTATACCAAGATCATTCCTACGAATCATTTTCATGCTGATGGATATAAGCATGATTTCTTAGCTTTAATCGCGGCATTGTTTCGATCTGAGGTGTAA
- the LOC132599274 gene encoding pentatricopeptide repeat-containing protein MRL1, chloroplastic isoform X2 has product MDSTIFSPKPHTLSLISCSPISSSLIPRRQFLAGSSHNLRPTGGLLHSRRKCRNNIGSKNSRFVLKASLDSQTVVVVASVVTISALSIVFFEFNKRNNDNANAKFKEEEKPVKNQMKEVTKVSNECEDGGTNVLQHGGTYLKQTFITNKIESPDTNQLAPSSDGSLTSGAPGPNEHTESDAVPSSFVAESNNIYLQENLQGTKMSNILTTEEVRAPRSNAHTESDAVPSSFVAESNNIYLQEYLHETKMSNILTAEEVSSERSVALFPAINIDKRIDETMKMDPELMRKDGCKKAHKLVAEDEVNIHNQVNIHNLIFRDSARKELYSFFEASTKSLNGQEALTSHASLQRIGVFSAPLKVSSVRAEAFEEKRLHGCYKEGPSNKNNFAKRKQHFTKKEKSILPDNGTTKQFEIPNPKGIQVCDGPHPPEQFRAYRHFLREGRLMDCIEILEDMGRRGSLNMDKVYHAGFFQVCKSQKAVKEAFRFTKLIQNPTLSTFNMLLSVCASSRDLERAFQVLQLVRETGLKPDCKLYTTLISTCAKAGKVDTMFEVFHEMVNAGVEPNANTYGTLIDGCAKAGQVAKAFGAYGIMRSKNVKPDRVVFNALITACGQSGAVDRAFDVLSEMRAEARPIEPDQITIGALMKACANAGQVDRALDVYRMIDKCDIKGTPEVYTIAVNCCSQSGNWEFARSIYADMSKKGVNPDEMFISALIDVAGHTGKLDAAFEVLEEARTKGINVGSISYSSLMGACCNAKNWQKALELYEDIKGINLKPTVSMMNALITALCYADQYQKALEIFSEMKRVDLCPNTITYSTLLVASEKKDDLDIGLMLLSHAKKDGVAPNLVMCRCLLAMCLRRFQKACTLGEPVLSYSSGRLQLNSKWTSLALMVYRETIAAGVVPTMEELSLVLGCLQLPRDASLKERLIENLGLTVETTKVSNLCSLVDGFCEYDPRAFSLLEEAASLGIIPLTSLKGSPIVVDVRNLHIHAAQVYLLTVLKALKHRLAAGAKIPNISILLPVAESHIQTPTGEKTIKIAGRINQAIASLLRRLGLPYPGNESCGKIRINGVIVKRWFQPKFESPLSWKLTGLSFSPTRLRKGISQQQRDIRAGNLSLD; this is encoded by the exons ATGGACTCAACAATCTTCTCTCCAAAACCTCACACACTTTCTCTCATATCTTGTTCTCCAATCTCATCTTCTCTTATTCCTCGCCGCCAATTTCTCGCCGGTTCTAGTCATAATTTACGGCCAACTGGCGGCCTTCTTCACTCGCGGAGGAAATGCCGAAATAATATCGGCTCGAAAAATTCGAGATTTGTTCTTAAAGCTTCTCTTGACTCGCAAACGGTTGTAGTTGTTGCATCCGTTGTCACTATCTCTGCTCTTTCTATCGTCTTTTTTGAATTTAACAAAAGAAATAACGACAATGCCAATGCCAAGTTCAAGGAG GAGGAGAAACCTGTCAAAAACCAAATGAAGGAAGTAACCAAAGTCAGCAATGAGTGTGAGGATGGGGGGACAAATGTGCTGCAACATGGTGGAACCTATTTGAAACAAACGTTCATTACCAACAAAATTGAGTCTCCAGATACTAATCAGTTGGCTCCTAGTTCCGATGGCTCTTTGACCTCAGGAGCACCTGGACCTAATGAACACACTGAATCAGATGCAGTACCATCTTCTTTTGTGGCAGAGTCGAATAACATTTATCTGCAGGAAAATCTACAGGGAACTAAAATGAGTAACATATTGACTACAGAGGAAGTCAGAGCACCTCGATCTAATGCACACACCGAATCAGATGCAGTACCATCTTCTTTTGTGGCAGAGTCGAATAACATTTATCTGCAGGAATATCTACATGAAACTAAAATGAGTAACATATTGACTGCAGAGGAAGTCAGTTCAGAGCGTAGTGTTGCTTTGTTTCCTGCAATCAACATAGATAAAAGAATTGATGAAACCATGAAAATGGACCCGGAACTCATGAGGAAGGACGGATGTAAGAAAGCCCATAAACTTGTTGCAGAGGATGAAGTCAATATCCACAATCAAGTCAATATCCACAATCTTATTTTCAGGGACTCTGCACGCAAAGAGCTTTACTCGTTCTTTGAGGCATCTACCAAAAGTTTAAATGGTCAAGAAGCATTGACTTCTCATGCTTCCCTTCAACGCATTGGGGTCTTTTCAGCCCCCTTAAAAGTATCTTCAGTACGAGCAG AGGCTTTTGAGGAGAAAAGGCTTCATGGATGTTATAAAGAAGGACCATCCAACAAAAACAACTTTGCCAAAAGAAAGCAGCATTTCACTAAGAAGGAAAAGAGTATTCTACCGGACAATGGTACCACAAAACAGTTTGAGATTCCTAATCCAAAGGGGATCCAAGTGTGTGATGGACCTCATCCACCCGAACAGTTCAGGGCTTATCGCCATTTCCTTAGAGAGGGCAG GTTGATGGACTGCATAGAAATCCTTGAAGATATGGGAAGGCGCGGTTCCCTGAATATGGATAAA GTGTATCATGCTGGTTTCTTCCAAGTCTGTAAAAGTCAAAAGGCTGTGAAGGAAGCTTTCCGTTTCACCAAGCTTATCCAAAATCCAACTCTAAGCACATTCAATATGCTCTTGTCTGTATGTGCAAGCTCCCGGGATTTGGAGC GTGCTTTTCAAGTGCTTCAACTTGTCCGTGAGACTGGACTGAAACCTGACTGCAAGCTCTACACTACTCTtatatcaacttgtgcaaaagcTGGAAAAGTTGATACCATGTTTGAG GTTTTTCATGAAATGGTCAATGCTGGAGTTGAGCCGAATGCTAATACATATGGTACACTTATTGATGGTTGTGCTAAAGCTGGACAAGTTGCGAAGGCCTTCGGTGCCTATGGTATAATGAGATCTAAG AATGTGAAGCCAGATCGTGTTGTATTCAATGCTCTTATCACCGCTTGTGGTCAATCAGGAGCAGTGGATCGTGCATTTGATGTCTTATCAGAGATGAGAGCAGAAGCACGACCAATAGAACCCGATCAGATTACTATTGGGGCTTTGATGAAGGCATGTGCAAATGCTGGTCAG GTTGATCGAGCTCTAGATGTTTATCGTATGATTGATAAATGTGATATCAAGGGCACACCAGAGGTTTACACAATTGCTGTAAATTGTTGCAGTCAAAGTGGTAATTGGGAATTTGCCCGCAGCATTTATGCTGACATGTCCAAAAAAGGTGTTAATCCAGATGAG ATGTTTATCAGTGCGCTGATAGATGTGGCAGGGCACACAGGTAAGTTGGATGCTGCATTTGAAGTTCTAGAAGAAGCCAGGACTAAAGGCATAAATGTGGGATCCATATCATATAGCTCATTGATGGGAGCCTGTTGTAAT GCAAAGAACTGGCAGAAGGCACTAGAATTGTATGAGGATATAAAAGGCATCAACTTAAAACCAACTGTTTCAATGATGAATGCACTGATAACTGCATTGT GTTATGCCGATCAATATCAGAAGGCTCTGGAAATTTTTTCTGAAATGAAGAGAGTGGACCTATGCCCTAACACCATTACATACTCCACTCTGTTAGTGGCGAGTGAAAA AAAGGATGACTTGGATATCGGCCTCATGCTTCTTTCTCATGCTAAAAAAGATGGTGTTGCCCCAAACCTTGTTATGTGCAGATGTCTTCTTG CTATGTGCTTAAGGAGATTCCAGAAAGCTTGTACACTTGGTGAGCCTGTCTTGTCATATAGCTCTGGTCGCCTGCAGCTGAACAGTAAATG GACATCTTTGGCCTTAATGGTCTACAGGGAAACAATTGCAGCTGGTGTGGTACCCACAATGGAGGAGCTATCACTAGTTCTGGGTTGCCTACAACTTCCTCGTGATGCATCCCTAAAAGAAAGACTAATTGAAAATCTAGGATTAACTGTGGAAACAACAAAAGTCTCAAATCTTTGCTCTTTGGTTGATGGATTTTGTGAATATGATCCCCGTGCCTTTTCATTGCTTGAG GAGGCAGCTTCACTTGGAATCATCCCTCTGACATCCTTAAAGGGAAGCCCTATTGTTGTCGATGTGAGGAATTTGCATATTCATGCAGCTCAG GTATATCTTTTGACTGTCCTAAAGGCTCTCAAGCATCGTTTGGCTGCAG GTGCAAAAATACCAAACATATCCATTCTACTCCCTGTAGCGGAGTCACATATCCAGACACCCACTGGCGAGAAAACAATTAAGATTGCCGGAAG GATCAACCAGGCAATTGCATCACTTTTGAGGAGGCTTGGTCTGCCTTACCCAGGGAACGAATCGTGTGGGAAGATTCGAATCAACGGTGTTATTGTGAAAAGGTGGTTCCAGCCAAAGTTTGAATCCCCCTTAAGTTGGAAACTAACAGGTTTGAGCTTCTCCCCGACACGGCTACGAAAAGGAATAAGCCAGCAACAGCGTGACATTCGAGCTGGCAATTTGTCCTTAGATTAG
- the LOC132599274 gene encoding pentatricopeptide repeat-containing protein MRL1, chloroplastic isoform X1 has product MDSTIFSPKPHTLSLISCSPISSSLIPRRQFLAGSSHNLRPTGGLLHSRRKCRNNIGSKNSRFVLKASLDSQTVVVVASVVTISALSIVFFEFNKRNNDNANAKFKEISAELTHALRRKIRHVMNWFPRHVFALINIQEEKPVKNQMKEVTKVSNECEDGGTNVLQHGGTYLKQTFITNKIESPDTNQLAPSSDGSLTSGAPGPNEHTESDAVPSSFVAESNNIYLQENLQGTKMSNILTTEEVRAPRSNAHTESDAVPSSFVAESNNIYLQEYLHETKMSNILTAEEVSSERSVALFPAINIDKRIDETMKMDPELMRKDGCKKAHKLVAEDEVNIHNQVNIHNLIFRDSARKELYSFFEASTKSLNGQEALTSHASLQRIGVFSAPLKVSSVRAEAFEEKRLHGCYKEGPSNKNNFAKRKQHFTKKEKSILPDNGTTKQFEIPNPKGIQVCDGPHPPEQFRAYRHFLREGRLMDCIEILEDMGRRGSLNMDKVYHAGFFQVCKSQKAVKEAFRFTKLIQNPTLSTFNMLLSVCASSRDLERAFQVLQLVRETGLKPDCKLYTTLISTCAKAGKVDTMFEVFHEMVNAGVEPNANTYGTLIDGCAKAGQVAKAFGAYGIMRSKNVKPDRVVFNALITACGQSGAVDRAFDVLSEMRAEARPIEPDQITIGALMKACANAGQVDRALDVYRMIDKCDIKGTPEVYTIAVNCCSQSGNWEFARSIYADMSKKGVNPDEMFISALIDVAGHTGKLDAAFEVLEEARTKGINVGSISYSSLMGACCNAKNWQKALELYEDIKGINLKPTVSMMNALITALCYADQYQKALEIFSEMKRVDLCPNTITYSTLLVASEKKDDLDIGLMLLSHAKKDGVAPNLVMCRCLLAMCLRRFQKACTLGEPVLSYSSGRLQLNSKWTSLALMVYRETIAAGVVPTMEELSLVLGCLQLPRDASLKERLIENLGLTVETTKVSNLCSLVDGFCEYDPRAFSLLEEAASLGIIPLTSLKGSPIVVDVRNLHIHAAQVYLLTVLKALKHRLAAGAKIPNISILLPVAESHIQTPTGEKTIKIAGRINQAIASLLRRLGLPYPGNESCGKIRINGVIVKRWFQPKFESPLSWKLTGLSFSPTRLRKGISQQQRDIRAGNLSLD; this is encoded by the exons ATGGACTCAACAATCTTCTCTCCAAAACCTCACACACTTTCTCTCATATCTTGTTCTCCAATCTCATCTTCTCTTATTCCTCGCCGCCAATTTCTCGCCGGTTCTAGTCATAATTTACGGCCAACTGGCGGCCTTCTTCACTCGCGGAGGAAATGCCGAAATAATATCGGCTCGAAAAATTCGAGATTTGTTCTTAAAGCTTCTCTTGACTCGCAAACGGTTGTAGTTGTTGCATCCGTTGTCACTATCTCTGCTCTTTCTATCGTCTTTTTTGAATTTAACAAAAGAAATAACGACAATGCCAATGCCAAGTTCAAGGAG ATTTCAGCTGAGTTAACTCATGCTTTGCGGCGAAAAATAAGACATGTGATGAACTGGTTTCCACGTCATGTATTTGCTCTTATAAACATACAGGAGGAGAAACCTGTCAAAAACCAAATGAAGGAAGTAACCAAAGTCAGCAATGAGTGTGAGGATGGGGGGACAAATGTGCTGCAACATGGTGGAACCTATTTGAAACAAACGTTCATTACCAACAAAATTGAGTCTCCAGATACTAATCAGTTGGCTCCTAGTTCCGATGGCTCTTTGACCTCAGGAGCACCTGGACCTAATGAACACACTGAATCAGATGCAGTACCATCTTCTTTTGTGGCAGAGTCGAATAACATTTATCTGCAGGAAAATCTACAGGGAACTAAAATGAGTAACATATTGACTACAGAGGAAGTCAGAGCACCTCGATCTAATGCACACACCGAATCAGATGCAGTACCATCTTCTTTTGTGGCAGAGTCGAATAACATTTATCTGCAGGAATATCTACATGAAACTAAAATGAGTAACATATTGACTGCAGAGGAAGTCAGTTCAGAGCGTAGTGTTGCTTTGTTTCCTGCAATCAACATAGATAAAAGAATTGATGAAACCATGAAAATGGACCCGGAACTCATGAGGAAGGACGGATGTAAGAAAGCCCATAAACTTGTTGCAGAGGATGAAGTCAATATCCACAATCAAGTCAATATCCACAATCTTATTTTCAGGGACTCTGCACGCAAAGAGCTTTACTCGTTCTTTGAGGCATCTACCAAAAGTTTAAATGGTCAAGAAGCATTGACTTCTCATGCTTCCCTTCAACGCATTGGGGTCTTTTCAGCCCCCTTAAAAGTATCTTCAGTACGAGCAG AGGCTTTTGAGGAGAAAAGGCTTCATGGATGTTATAAAGAAGGACCATCCAACAAAAACAACTTTGCCAAAAGAAAGCAGCATTTCACTAAGAAGGAAAAGAGTATTCTACCGGACAATGGTACCACAAAACAGTTTGAGATTCCTAATCCAAAGGGGATCCAAGTGTGTGATGGACCTCATCCACCCGAACAGTTCAGGGCTTATCGCCATTTCCTTAGAGAGGGCAG GTTGATGGACTGCATAGAAATCCTTGAAGATATGGGAAGGCGCGGTTCCCTGAATATGGATAAA GTGTATCATGCTGGTTTCTTCCAAGTCTGTAAAAGTCAAAAGGCTGTGAAGGAAGCTTTCCGTTTCACCAAGCTTATCCAAAATCCAACTCTAAGCACATTCAATATGCTCTTGTCTGTATGTGCAAGCTCCCGGGATTTGGAGC GTGCTTTTCAAGTGCTTCAACTTGTCCGTGAGACTGGACTGAAACCTGACTGCAAGCTCTACACTACTCTtatatcaacttgtgcaaaagcTGGAAAAGTTGATACCATGTTTGAG GTTTTTCATGAAATGGTCAATGCTGGAGTTGAGCCGAATGCTAATACATATGGTACACTTATTGATGGTTGTGCTAAAGCTGGACAAGTTGCGAAGGCCTTCGGTGCCTATGGTATAATGAGATCTAAG AATGTGAAGCCAGATCGTGTTGTATTCAATGCTCTTATCACCGCTTGTGGTCAATCAGGAGCAGTGGATCGTGCATTTGATGTCTTATCAGAGATGAGAGCAGAAGCACGACCAATAGAACCCGATCAGATTACTATTGGGGCTTTGATGAAGGCATGTGCAAATGCTGGTCAG GTTGATCGAGCTCTAGATGTTTATCGTATGATTGATAAATGTGATATCAAGGGCACACCAGAGGTTTACACAATTGCTGTAAATTGTTGCAGTCAAAGTGGTAATTGGGAATTTGCCCGCAGCATTTATGCTGACATGTCCAAAAAAGGTGTTAATCCAGATGAG ATGTTTATCAGTGCGCTGATAGATGTGGCAGGGCACACAGGTAAGTTGGATGCTGCATTTGAAGTTCTAGAAGAAGCCAGGACTAAAGGCATAAATGTGGGATCCATATCATATAGCTCATTGATGGGAGCCTGTTGTAAT GCAAAGAACTGGCAGAAGGCACTAGAATTGTATGAGGATATAAAAGGCATCAACTTAAAACCAACTGTTTCAATGATGAATGCACTGATAACTGCATTGT GTTATGCCGATCAATATCAGAAGGCTCTGGAAATTTTTTCTGAAATGAAGAGAGTGGACCTATGCCCTAACACCATTACATACTCCACTCTGTTAGTGGCGAGTGAAAA AAAGGATGACTTGGATATCGGCCTCATGCTTCTTTCTCATGCTAAAAAAGATGGTGTTGCCCCAAACCTTGTTATGTGCAGATGTCTTCTTG CTATGTGCTTAAGGAGATTCCAGAAAGCTTGTACACTTGGTGAGCCTGTCTTGTCATATAGCTCTGGTCGCCTGCAGCTGAACAGTAAATG GACATCTTTGGCCTTAATGGTCTACAGGGAAACAATTGCAGCTGGTGTGGTACCCACAATGGAGGAGCTATCACTAGTTCTGGGTTGCCTACAACTTCCTCGTGATGCATCCCTAAAAGAAAGACTAATTGAAAATCTAGGATTAACTGTGGAAACAACAAAAGTCTCAAATCTTTGCTCTTTGGTTGATGGATTTTGTGAATATGATCCCCGTGCCTTTTCATTGCTTGAG GAGGCAGCTTCACTTGGAATCATCCCTCTGACATCCTTAAAGGGAAGCCCTATTGTTGTCGATGTGAGGAATTTGCATATTCATGCAGCTCAG GTATATCTTTTGACTGTCCTAAAGGCTCTCAAGCATCGTTTGGCTGCAG GTGCAAAAATACCAAACATATCCATTCTACTCCCTGTAGCGGAGTCACATATCCAGACACCCACTGGCGAGAAAACAATTAAGATTGCCGGAAG GATCAACCAGGCAATTGCATCACTTTTGAGGAGGCTTGGTCTGCCTTACCCAGGGAACGAATCGTGTGGGAAGATTCGAATCAACGGTGTTATTGTGAAAAGGTGGTTCCAGCCAAAGTTTGAATCCCCCTTAAGTTGGAAACTAACAGGTTTGAGCTTCTCCCCGACACGGCTACGAAAAGGAATAAGCCAGCAACAGCGTGACATTCGAGCTGGCAATTTGTCCTTAGATTAG